In a genomic window of Gossypium arboreum isolate Shixiya-1 chromosome 9, ASM2569848v2, whole genome shotgun sequence:
- the LOC108456446 gene encoding WAT1-related protein At5g40240-like, producing MARRNEWKELVIPCIAMVAVECSNITGGILFKAASFKGMSYFVFTAYSYLLSTLVFLFIAALFKRKTRLPPLKFPLFSRIFLLGLLGFSGQLCLFKGIQLSSPTLASAIGNLTPALTFMLAVFFRIEKVAIRSSSCQAKIIGTFTSIFGALVITFYKGPKLFSLSSSVSLQRPLVFMSYESNWIIGGLLEVVAFLILSIGYIIQSQVMKIYPEEITVNLFSGLFGTIISLPICILAEPNLSSWELSSNVAVVSVLYTGLFGLCFGLGVHVWGIRLKGPVFVASFRPASIVIAVVMSAIFLGEAVFLGSVFGTLILSTGLYSVLWGKAREEKEEIIDDSNTINGRVPLLQSQQS from the exons ATGGCAAGAAGAAATGAATGGAAGGAATTAGTGATACCATGCATAGCCATGGTTGCTGTAGAGTGCTCCAATATAACTGGCGGCATTCTATTCAAAGCTGCTTCTTTTAAAGGGATGAGCTACTTCGTCTTCACCGCTTACTCTTATCTTTTAAGCACCCTTGTCTTCCTCTTCATAGCAGCCCTCTTTAAAAg AAAAACACGGCTCCCTCCATTGAAGTTCCCTCTTTTTTCCAGAATTTTCCTTCTTGGACTGCTTGG GTTTTCAGGCCAATTATGTTTATTCAAAGGCATACAACTTAGTTCCCCAACTCTTGCTTCAGCCATTGGCAATCTCACACCAGCTTTGACCTTCATGCTTGCTGTCTTCTTCAG GATTGAAAAAGTAGCAATTAGAAGTTCAAGCTGTCAAGCTAAAATCATTGGCACCTTTACCTCAATATTTGGTGCATTAGTGATTACTTTTTACAAAGGACCCAAACTTTTTTCATTGTCATCGTCTGTTTCACTTCAAAGGCCGCTAGTGTTTATGTCATATGAGTCAAATTGGATCATTGGTGGCCTCCTGGAAGTTGTTGCATTCCTTATTCTTTCAATTGGGTATATTATCCAg TCCCAAGTAATGAAGATTTACCCAGAAGAGATTACTGTAAATTTATTTTCTGGCTTGTTTGGGACCATTATATCCCTACCAATATGCATACTTGCTGAACCAAACTTGAGTTCCTGGGAATTAAGTTCTAATGTAGCTGTTGTTTCTGTCTTATACACG GGACTTTTCGGGTTATGTTTTGGATTAGGTGTACACGTATGGGGCATACGCCTGAAGGGGCCTGTATTTGTTGCAAGTTTCAGGCCAGCTTCAATTGTCATTGCTGTTGTTATGAGTGCTATTTTCCTTGGTGAAGCAGTATTTCTTGGAAG TGTGTTCGGAACTCTAATTTTATCTACGGGATTGTATTCCGTATTATGGGGAAAAgcaagagaagaaaaagaagaaataataGATGACTCAAACACCATTAATGGAAGAGTCCCTTTGCTACAAAGCCAACAAAGTTGA